GTTTTACTTGTATTTTCTTGAGATTTCGAGCTGGAAGAACAAACATCTTGGTTATGTACTTTCAACGGTCGAGTGCTGGTGGGACTTGGTTCATCGCTCGATCCTACGATAGATATTTAATGTAGAAAAAACATgtcaacaaaaaaaatttgtgttctAGTTAATATGATAAATATCATATCAGGTACCTAAACTGAAATTTCAAATGAAGGAATGTATTAACAACATATGTTATATAAGTTATCTAATAACAAATTCTGATCCCGCATGCAACATTCCTTAATTTTAGCAGAAACCATGAAATGAATTTTTTGCCAGATAAAAGCACCTCATCACCTCCCGATAAGTGTAGGGCAGATTAAACGCGAACACTAGAGCgcaaaacaaaaagatttgagATCATTGGTGCCACAAGGATAATACAGGGacatgttcatgaaaaatgaGAGACAGAAACTAAATGTAATGTAACTAATCTTCAAACCTCAGAAACATATGCAAGAAACTGAATGGGAAGGGGATTGTCCATATATACAACTATCAAAAACTTAATCCAACAAATATGGGACATCTAACACATCTCTCACGTCCACGTAAAGTTTTACAAGATATTAGCGGGGTACCTCCTAAAAACTTAACCGATATGAGACATCTTTCAGTTACTATGATCGTTTAGCATCCACATTTGAAATCATATTAACTCTACGAAAACAAATCCATGCCTAGGGATGAAGAAGTGAAAgatctttaaaattttatgccTGATCTTTCTTATCATTCGTATTTCGAAGTATCCCCTTGAGATCACAAAAACACACGGTGCGGCAAGAGAAACAAAGACTATAAATGATGAGAATCTGGAAAAAAATCCATGAATTCGGACAGAACATTGAATCTAAGatatatacaaaaacacaacacAATATACTTGAGAGGCTACAGTTGATGATAATTCATTTCTTCAAACTTCTACACAACAGGATCCAACCCATAACAACAAAAGATTAATCATCAAACATATGCAATCAGATCAAGAAATATATAGCCAGATATATATCTTCAAAAGATTAAATTACCTTGTCGAAATTTACCCTCCGAATCCGACACACACGACGAGCTTCCCGACCCCGGGGACGCCACTTTAGCCATAGCCACATCAGTTCCACCTCCACAAATGGCTCGTCTGGCCGCCCGAGAAATCGAACCAAAACTTTTGACTGCCGATTCGGCTTCCGAGCTCAAACTTCCACCACCAACACCGCCGCCAACATAAATTCCACCTGCTTCTTTATCACCCCTTAAAATCCTCTGCTTCTCAGACCTCCTCCTCTTAGCCTCCATCCTTCTCAATGTCTGCAATCCCTTCCTCTTCCTCCACTCTTCCTCAGTCTCCACAGGTAGTGAAGACGTCCTCACCAGACCCGTAATTGGTGTCGATTTCACATTATCACTATCATCTCTAACAACATGTGAACACACTGCTATTGAAGAAGACCGCACCAAGCTCTTGCAACTCTTGTCCACTCCAAATCTCCCCCCCAATGACAGCCCAAGATTCAATTCAATATCCTCACCCTTCTCTTCCAATACCTCGAATTGACTCACACTACCCCTAAACCTCTGCAACAAGTCCCTTGAATACTTGCTTGCCGAAACATCCAACGAAAGATTCTCCATATCACTTGTTGTCAATATTTTCGTGATAACATCACCATCCCCCATGGACAAGCATCGAAAAATACACAAGAAAAAACTATAGAAGCATATTTTCAACCATCAGGGTATATAGACACATGTTGAAGTTTCTCACGACATGATTCGCACAAGCTCGCATGGAATAATCTTATTTCTAACACCATGTTAGCCCCCGGAAGCTCCAAGATTcgattttgataaaaaaaattaagcaagAATTGAGTTACGAACACAAGATTCCACTTCACCAATGCTTCCCTTAAAAAGATCAGAACAAGAACTACTACTTCAATACAAGGAAGAAAACCAATGAATCAACTATGAAAATCAAGAAAAGCAAAAAAGGGTTCTCtctaacaaaaaaaataacagaagtaaaatatatatatatatatctattttctctaaaaataatcaaaatgaaACAGGGATTAATGACAGAGATGGAGGAGATGGAAAGCTTGTACGTGTGACAAACAAAACCAATGCTGGGGAGAGAGGAGGGAGATGGAATGACGAAAATGCCTGTGGCTCTGGGAGGTTAGTGTTCGAGGTACTAGGTAAAAACAAGTGGCCGGAATCGATAGAGGTGGAAATGCGACACGTGGGCGTGGATGAATGAGCCCTTGCAGGTGGCGTCGCTAGCGAAGTGAGCGTGGAGAAAGTGTCTGAAAGATGGGAGATTGTAGCCTGTGTGTGGGCTCATGGAAGACTGCGTGGGCGCAACTTTCTTTGATGTGGTGTTCCAACTTTGAATCGAAATATAATAATGGCGGATTTTACATACGGGTAGAGGTAGGGGTAGGGGTGGGCGTGGGGAGTGGGTTAGGGGTTAGGGGCGGGGTATGTGTGATGTGTCAATGCAAGATTGTGT
The Primulina tabacum isolate GXHZ01 chromosome 9, ASM2559414v2, whole genome shotgun sequence DNA segment above includes these coding regions:
- the LOC142555288 gene encoding ninja-family protein AFP3-like — encoded protein: MGDGDVITKILTTSDMENLSLDVSASKYSRDLLQRFRGSVSQFEVLEEKGEDIELNLGLSLGGRFGVDKSCKSLVRSSSIAVCSHVVRDDSDNVKSTPITGLVRTSSLPVETEEEWRKRKGLQTLRRMEAKRRRSEKQRILRGDKEAGGIYVGGGVGGGSLSSEAESAVKSFGSISRAARRAICGGGTDVAMAKVASPGSGSSSCVSDSEGKFRQGSSDEPSPTSTRPLKVHNQDVCSSSSKSQENTSKTTGSDISASPSKKSDTSRTGGRKVRTNAIEDMPCVFTVGDGPNGRRVDGILYKYGKGEVRIMCICCGKFHSPSEFVGHAGGTDLDHPLKHIVVNSYASSLL